A genome region from Arachis duranensis cultivar V14167 chromosome 8, aradu.V14167.gnm2.J7QH, whole genome shotgun sequence includes the following:
- the LOC107460969 gene encoding uncharacterized protein LOC107460969: protein MTLMELQNGLCKSMENSKLMRFDAMPITDDASMQRMFQIHRETQMRHPQIEVYVDFETVEAVAVQNDIDIHDDRAAVYQGMNSDSEECSGGSAEQSTDGRSTFYAVVFTVPDRTGSNRIGPDRTRPDRTGRFDRKTGVADAEDGEFRIGMEYSSRKSIVAAIRSFTIAKGVDYEVYESEPQTFYAKCKMYGRGCDWLIRASLIRRKGCWEIRRYNGRHTCTVGAISQDHSKLDSDTVADAIKPLVETDPSIKVKSVIAEVQSRFNYTISYRKAWLAKQKSIANVFGGWEDSYQALPWWLSVMVQKMPGSVVQIETRPLYNGNEEAQGVKILHRVFWSFNPCIRAFRHCKPLTGSPSMGRPNILATSSNVTVTSPIGNTKVWVSGLHLSTRAANMG, encoded by the exons ATGACGTTAATGGAGCTGCAGAACGGCCTCTGTAAAAGCATGGAGAACAGTAAGTTAATGAGA TTTGATGCCATGCCGATCACTGATGATGCGAGTATGCAGAGGATGTTTCAAATTCACCGGGAGACTCAGATGCGACACCCACAGATTGAGGTGTATGTTGATTTTGAAACTGTAGAGGCAGTGGCGGTTCAGAATGATATAGATATACATGATGATAGAGCTGCAGTGTACCAAGGAATGAATAGTGACAGCGAAGAATGTAGTGGTGGGTCCGCCGAGCAGTCAACCGATGGACGTTCCACCTTTTATGC TGTTGTCTTTACCGTACCGGACCGGACCGGATCGAACCGGATCGGACCAGACCGGACTAgaccggaccggaccggccggttcgaccgAAAAACTG GCGTTGCCGATGCTGAGGACGGGGAGTTCCGGATTGGAATGGAATACAGTTCTAGAAAGTCGATCGTCGCAGCAATTAGAAGTTTCACTATTGCCAAAGGAGTTGACTATGAGGTGTATGAGTCTGAGCCACAGACGTTCTATGCAAAATGCAAGATGTACGGGCGTGGATGTGACTGGCTTATCCGAGCTAGCTTGATACGGAGAAAAGGTTGTTGGGAGATACGAAGATACAACGGTAGACACACGTGCACGGTCGGAGCGATTTCACAAGATCATTCCAAGTTGGACTCAGATACAGTTGCTGATGCTATAAAGCCATTGGTCGAGACGGACCCGTCCATCAAGGTGAAATCTGTAATTGCGGAAGTCCAGTCAAGGTTCAACTATACCATTAGTTACCGAaaggcttggttggcaaagcagaagTCCATAGCCAACGTTTTTGGTGGTTGGGAGGATTCTTACcaagccttgccatggtggctCTCGGTCATGGTGCAGAAGATGCCAGGTTCAGTTGTCCAAATAGAAACACGACCACTGTACAACGGGAATGAGGAGGCGCAAGGTGTAAAAATACTTCATCGTGTATTTTGGAGTTTCAATCCATGCATTAGGGCATTCAGGCATTGCAAGCCCCTGACAGGCTCTCCATCAATGGGTAGGCCGAATATATTAGCGACATCCTCTAATGTCACTGTAACCTCACCGATCGGCAACACAAAGGTGTGGGTTTCAGGCCTCCACCTTTCAACCAGAGCAGCTAACATGGGGTGA
- the LOC107461073 gene encoding GATA transcription factor 25, whose amino-acid sequence MYGSMNVPNQISAAEDNGAAASDSVDNHHHNHYNSHGLEDGAGGVVEDADTVYVSGGGGPDMSIIPCEDSSQLTLSFRGQVYVFDSVTPEKVQAVLLLLGGCEMPSSGSQCAELSPQNQRGAVEFPGRCSQPHRAASLNRFRQKRKERCFDKKVRYSVRQEVALRMQRNKGQFTSSKKQDGANSCGSDQESMQDAVQSETSCTHCGISSKATPMMRRGPSGPRSLCNACGLFWSNRGTMRDLSKRNQEHTLALPEPVNEGNNTDCRTAVPENINVTAFSENDNASLATDR is encoded by the exons ATGTACGGCTCCATGAACGTTCCCAATCAGATTTCCGCCGCCGAAGACAACGGCGCCGCCGCCTCCGACTCCGTcgacaaccaccaccacaatcATTATAATTCCCACGGCCTCGAGGACGGTGCCGGCGGAGTCGTCGAAGATGCCGACACCGTGTACGTTTCCGGTGGCGGAGGCCCCGACATGTCTATAATTCCCTGTGAAGATTCTAGCCAGCTCACGCTCTCGTTTCGTGGCCAAGTCTATGTCTTTGATTCCGTTACACCCGAAAAG GTTCAAGCggtgttattgttgttgggagGGTGCGAAATGCCTTCGTCGGGTTCGCAATGTGCAGAGTTATCGCCTCAGAATCAGAGG GGTGCAGTGGAATTCCCTGGAAGGTGCAGTCAGCCACATCGAGCGGCATCATTGAATAGGTTCAGACAGAAGAGGAAAGAGCGATGCTTCGACAAGAAAGTTAGATATAGTGTGCGTCAAGAAGTTGCACTCAG GATGCAACGTAATAAAGGCCAATTTACTTCATCTAAGAAACAAGATGGAGCTAATAGTTGTGGTTCAGACCAAGAGTCAATGCAAGATGCTGTTCAATCAGAAACATC ATGCACACACTGTGGCATAAGTTCAAAAGCCACCCCAATGATGCGGAGAGGGCCATCTGGTCCAAGGTCACTTTGCAATGCTTGTGGGCTATTTTGGTCAAATAGG GGTACGATGAGGGATCTTTCCAAGAGAAACCAGGAACACACACTTGCCCTACCCGAGccg GTTAATGAAGGCAATAACACGGATTGTCGAACTGCTGTCCCTGAAAATATCAATGTTACTGCTTTCTCTGAAAATGATAACGCATCATTGGCAACTGATCGATGA
- the LOC107460956 gene encoding F-box/LRR-repeat protein 13-like translates to MSSSEYDTPFSPNSKRPRHTETQSQSKNDNEEDRLSDLPDCVLLHVLSFVNAKHAVQTCVLSRRWRNLWKLLPTLTLHSSHFWTFKTFTKFVSNLLTRRDASSAVLNLDFERHGCIEPHVLKRIVNYAISHKVRNLGISVKCDIAHIPQAIFSCKTLTSLKLSVCPRGYIYGSTLFPKSLNLTALTSLHLQHFTFCASGGGVSDRAEPFSACERLSDLVIDHCTVRDAKVLYISNSTLVNLTLRSDHSKDFYKIVLSTPKLRSFRFSGIPYQQICGSHVPSLEDVDIDAEIWSNSLESPLILFSWLLELANVKSLTVSASTLQVLFLIPNLLKIKLPCLGKLKSLKVKMKPLSPIFAMTLKAGKSKKEVMKLSLPLPDGIVNFMLQNSPSAEVAIVNCKS, encoded by the exons ATGTCTTCTTCAGAATACGACACGCCGTTTTCGCCCAACAGCAAAAGACCAAGGCACACCGAAACGCAATCGCAAAGTAAAAACGACAACGAAGAAGACAGGCTAAGCGACTTACCCGATTGCGTCCTCCTCCACGTACTCTCCTTCGTGAACGCCAAACACGCCGTCCAAACCTGCGTCCTCTCCCGTCGCTGGAGGAATCTCTGGAAGCTTCTCCCAACCCTCACTCTTCACTCTTCCCATTTCTGGACCTTCAAAACCTTCACCAAATTTGTCTCCAACCTTCTCACCCGCCGCGACGCGTCCTCCGCCGTCCTCAACCTCGATTTTGAGCGCCATGGTTGCATCGAGCCTCACGTCCTCAAAAGAATCGTCAATTATGCGATCTCGCACAAGGTTCGCAACTTAGGTATCTCGGTGAAATGCGATATCGCTCACATTCCTCAGGCGATTTTCTCGTGCAAGACGTTGACGTCTTTGAAGCTCTCTGTTTGCCCTAGGGGTTATATCTACGGAAGTACGTTGTTCCCGAAATCGCTGAACTTAACGGCGTTGACGAGCCTGCATCTTCAGCATTTCACGTTCTGCGCTAGCGGCGGTGGCGTCAGTGACAGGGCGGAACCGTTCTCGGCGTGTGAGAGATTGAGCGATTTGGTTATTGATCACTGTACCGTTAGAGATGCGAAGGTACTCTACATTTCGAACAGCACGCTCGTGAATCTCACATTGCGTTCGGATCACTCGAAGGATTTTTACAAGATCGTGCTTTCGACGCCGAAGCTCAGGAGTTTTCGTTTTTCTGGTATTCCGTACCAGCAAATCTGTGGAAGCCATGTTCCTTCGCTTGAAGATGTGGATATTGATGCAGAGATTTGGTCGAATTCGTTGGAGTCTCCTTTGATTCTGTTTAGCTGGTTGTTGGAGCTTGCTAATGTGAAATCGCTGACGGTTTCTGCAAGTACTCTTCAG GTTCTTTTCTTGATTCCTAATTTATTGAAGATTAAATTACCCTGCCTTGGTAAGTTGAAGTCTTTGAAAGTGAAAATGAAACCGCTATCACCTATATTTGCCATGACACTGAAAGCTGGCAAGTCAAAGAAAGAAGTGATGAAGTTATCATTGCCTCTACCGGATGGGATAGTGAACTTCATGCTTCAAAACTCGCCGTCAGCGGAAGTTGCCATTGTGAATTGCAAAAG TTGA